In bacterium, the genomic window CGGTCACGTACTGCAGCGTGACGAGCGCGACGTGGTGGTCGCGGCGGGCCTTGGCGAGGTTGCCGCGGGCCGAGCGGAGGTTGAGCTCGGCGTCCTCGACCTCGAGGCGGGTCTTCACGCCCAGCTCGAACCC contains:
- a CDS encoding TolC family protein, producing the protein GFELGVKTRLEVEDAELNLRSARGNLAKARRDHHVALVTLQYVTGTIAVAAPATAPPAAP